The Streptomyces sp. NBC_01463 DNA window TGGATCCCACCAGCCCGGTCACACCCGGGCCGATGTCCAAGGAGAGCCGGTCAAGCGCGGTCACCCGGGGGAACCGCTTGCTCAGGCTTTCGGTCGCAATGACAGTCACGTCATCGACGGTAGTGGTGCGGGCCACACCGGTCGTCAGACCTGGCGGCTGGATTCCCGTCCGACTCCAGGCGTACGGACCCGTAAGGGGGACCCCATGGAGGAGGACGGTGGGACGGCCGCGCAGGTCCGGACCGGCCGGCCGTGGAGTTGTCCACAGGTCCGGCACACCTCTTGACGCAGCCGCCGGACATTGTCACATTCATCAGTGTCACGTTACGGGCACGTACCGCACACGGCAGGGAACGGACGGTGGCATGACCGCGCGAGCCAAGGACGAACGGGCCCCTGAGCTTCAGGGGTTCAGAGAAGTGCAGCGTCTCGCGTACGAGTGCGCGGAGGCGGTCGCCGCCCGTCTGAGGCCGGGGGTGACGGAGCGCGAGGCGGCCAGGATGCAGCGCACCTGGCTGCGCGAGCGCGGGGTGCGGGACTGGTTCCACCTCCCGTTCGCCTGGTTCGGGGACCGTACGGCGTTCGCCGGGTTCAGGGTGCCGCTCCAGTTCTTCCCGACCGACCGGCGGCTGGAGCCGGGGATGCCCTTCATCCTCGACATGGCCCCTGTGTACAAGGGATTCACCGCCGACATCGGATACTCCGGCTGCCTCGGGCTGAATCCGCTGCACGACCGACTGCTCGCGGACCTGGAGGCCCACCGCGGCCTGATCCTGCGCGAGGTGCGTGAGCGGCGCCCGCTGCGCGAGATCTACGAGGACGTGGACCGCCTGATGACCAGGCAGGGGTACGCCAACCGGCACCGCGCCTACCCCTTCGGCGTCATCGCCCACAAGGTCGACCGGGTGGCCGAACGCCGTTGGTCGCCGCATGTGTTCGGGTTCGGCACCCAGTCGCTGAAGGGGCTGCTGAGTGACGCGGTGCACGGGCACCGGGACGGCTGGTCGCCGCTCTGGAGTCCGTACCGCTTCTCCGACCATCCTCCGCAGCCGGGCCTGTGGGCGGTCGAACCGCACCTCGGATTCCGGGGTACGGGCGCGAAGTTCGAGGAGATCCTGGTCGTCACCGACTCCCGGGACCCCGAGCAGAGCGCCTTCTGGCTGGACGACGATCTGCCGCATGTGCGGCGCTGGGCCGAGGAGAAGGTGGCGGCGTGAGTCTGCTGAATCTGCCGGGGGCGCGCGAGCGCCGGGTGGCCACGGGCGGTATCGACCTGTGCGTCGTCGAGCTGGGTGACGCGACGCGGCCCACGATCGTGCTGGTGCACGGCTATCCGGACAGCAAGGAGGTCTGGACGCAGGTCGCCCGGCAGCTCGCCGAGCAGTGGCACGTGGTGCTGTACGACGTACGCGGCCACGGCCGGTCGACGGCCCCCGTCCCGCTGCGCGGCGGCTTCACCCTGGAGAAGCTGACCGACGACTTCCTGGCCGTCGCCGACGCGGTGAGCCCGGACCGCCCGGTGCACCTGGTCGGGCACGACTGGGGCTCGGTGCAGTCCTGGGAGTTCGCCACGGTCAGCCGCACCGAGGGCCGGATCGCCTCGTTCACCTCGATGTCCGGTCCGTCCCTGGACCACTTCGGGCACTGGATCAAGCAGCGGATGTCCCGGCCCACCCCGCGCCGGGTCGGCCAGTTGCTGGGACAGGGCGCCAAGTCCTGGTACGTGTACATGCTGCACACGCCGGTGCTGCCGGAGCTCGCCTGGCGCGGGCCGCTCGGCAAGCGGTGGCCGCGCATCCTGGAGCGGCTGGAGAAGGTACCGCGGGGCGACTACCCGACGCCGTCCCTGCCGGACGACGCGGCGCACGGGGCCTGGCTCTACCGCGACAACGTCCGCTCCAGACTGCGCCGTCCGCGCGCCGACGCGTTCGCCCACGTCCCCGTCCAGCTGATCACGCCGACCGGCGACATATTCCTCTCGGAACAGCTCTACGACGGACTCGACTCCTGGGTACCGCAGTTGACCAGGCGCTCGCTGCCCGCCAAGCACTGGGTGCCGCGCACCCGGCCGGACCAGCTGGCGTCCTGGATCGACGAGTTCGCCGCGGCCAACGAGTCCGCCCTGGAGGGCGGTCTCCCGGTGCAGGACACCGTCCCGCGCGGGGCGTACGCGGACCGGTTCGGCGGGCAGCTCGTCCTGGTGACGGGGGCGGCCGGCGGGATCGGACGGGCCACCGCGTTCGCGTTCGCCGAGGCCGGGGCCCGGGTGGTGGCGGTGGACCGGGACGCGGAGGGGGCGAGCCGGACGGCGGAGCTGGCCCGGCTGATCGGAGCCCCGGCCGCCTGGGCCGAGACGGTCGACGTCAGCGACGAGCAGGCCATGGAGAAGCTGGCCGAGAAGGTCGCCGCGGAGTACGGCATCGTCGACGTGCTGGTCAACAACGCCGGTATCGGGCTCTCCGGTTCGTTCCTGGAGACCACCGCCGAGGAGTGGCGAAGCGTCCTCGACGTGAATCTGTGGGGCGTCATCCACGGCTGCCGGCTCTTCGGCAAGCAGATGGCCGACCGCGGACAGGGCGGCCACATCGTCAACACGGCTTCCGCTGCGGCGTATCAGCCGTCGCGCGCACTGCCCGCGTACAGCACGTCGAAGGCCGCGGTGCTGATGCTCAGCGAGTGCCTGCGCGCCGAGCTGGCGGAGAAGTCGATCGGGGTCAGTGCGATCTGCCCCGGCATCGTCAACACGAACATCACGTCGACGACGCGGTTCGCCGGGACGGACGCGGCGGAGGAACAGCGGCTGCGGAAGCGGACGAGCACGCTGTACGGGAAGCGCAACTACCCGCCGGAGAAGGTCGCCGAGGCGATCCTCAGGGCGGTGGTGCGCAACCAGGCCGTCGTCCCGGTCACCCCGGAGTCCCATGCGGTGCGGTTCCTGTCCCGGCTCAGTCCGGGCGTGCTGCGCGGGATCGCCCGGCTGAAGCCGCCGCTGTGAGCGGGCCCGGAGCGGCGGCGGCCGGGCGGTCGGCCGCCGAGTACCGGATCGAGGACCTCGCGCACGCCAGTGGCGCCACGGTCCGCACCATCCGCGCCTACCAGGACCGCGGGCTGCTGCCGACCCCGGAGCGGCGGGGCCGGGCCAACGTGTACCGGGACACCCATCTCGCCCGGCTCCGGCAGATCGCTGACCTGCTCGACCGCGGCTACACCCTGGCCAGCATCAAGGAGTTGCTGGACGCCTGGGACACCGGCAGGGGGCTCGGCGGGGTGCTCGGACTCGTCGCCGAGGTGCACGGTCCGTGGACGGACGAACGGGCCGACCGCATCACCCGGGCGGAACTGGAAGCGAAGTTCGGCGGGCACACCGACAACGAGGCGGTCGCCGAGGCGGTGGACCTGGGCATCCTGGAACCGATCCCGGGGCGCGACGACGAGTTCCTGGTGCCGAGCCCGCAAGAGCTGGCGGTCGCGGTCGAGTTGTTCGCTGCCGGTGTGCCGCTGAGCGCAATCTCGGGTCATCTGAGGGAACTTCGCGGCCAGGTCGAACAGATAGCCTCCCGCTTCCTGGAGTTCACGACCGAGCACGTTTTCGCCCGCTACCTCGGCCACCGTCCGCCGACCGACACGGACGCGGCCGAGGCGGCTTCGATGGTCCGCCGGCTGCGGCCGCTGGCGCAGCAGACCGTGGACGCCGAACTCGCCAGAGCGATGCGGACGTTCGCCACCCGGCACCTGGATCACCATCTCGCCGCGGACGGGCCGTTCACCTCGCACACCGCCGGCCCGCCACCGGCCTCGGTGACGCTGCCGGCCGGGACAATAGGCGCGGTGGAACGACTTGTTGGGCGCGAGAACACCGCGGCGTTCATCGCGGCTGCTGCCGAACGAGAGGTACAGACAAGGACATTGGACACCCTTACGGCATCTCGCTTCAATACATGACAAGTTGACCAAATAGTGCCATTCACAAGCCACTTGTCCACAGATTCGCCAAATAGCCTGTGGATAACCCGAGTTGGTTGTGGATCAAACCTGTGGACGAAAACTGTCGGAGTGAAAATTGCTCAAGTGAACCGGCGGCGAAATCTGGATGCGAAGGGGACGGCGGCACGGGCACGCTGTCGGTATGGATGAAAGACGCACCGTCAAGGTGTCCAAGTACCTCTCGAAACACCTGCGGCATCAGCCCGAACGGATCGGGCTCACCCTCGACGCCAACGGCTGGGTGCCGATCGACGAGCTGCTGGGGGCCCTCGCCCGCCACCACTTCCCTGTCACCCGCGCCGAGCTCGACCATGTCGTCTCCTCCAACGACAAGCAGCGCTTCGCCGTCGAGGGCGACCGCATCCGGGCCAGCCAGGGGCACACCGTCGACGTGGACCTGGACCTGCCGCCGGCCGAGCCGCCCGCGTACCTCTACCACGGCACCGTCGGCCGGGCCCTGGACGCGATCCGCGACGAGGGGCTGCGCCCGATGAATCGCACCCATGTCCACCTCTCGCCCGACCGCGAGACGGCGACCCGCGTCGGGGCCCGACGCGGCCGCCCCGTCGTCCTGTCGGTGGACGCGGGGGCGATGCACCGGGCGGGCCACACCTTCTACGTGAGCGCCAACGGGGTCTGGCTCACCGCCGCCGTACCCCCGGAGTTCCTGCGCCTGCCCGGCTGAGCCGGGACCATCGGCGGCACACTCCGCGGCTAGCCGGCGAGCTGGGCCAGGCCCTGCGTCGCGATCTCCTCGAACAGCTTCTCGTCCGGCACCGCCGCCGGGAAGTCCGGGCTGCCGTCGGGCACCGGTGCGTGGACCACGATCTCGGTGAACCCGAGCTCCGCATACCGGCCCGCGAAGTCCACGAACGCGTCCACGGAGTCGAACGGCCCGCCCCCGGCGAGATCCGGGTTGAACTCCGGCGTGAACCCGGTGAGCAGGATCTTGTCGAGCTCGTCCACGTCCCTGCCGCTCTCCGCGCAGGCCTTCCCCAGCTTGTCGACCTGACCGCGTACGGCGTCGAGCGACTCCGCCGCGCTGCCCGCCTCGTACTGCTTCGGATCGCCCGT harbors:
- a CDS encoding SDR family oxidoreductase, whose translation is MNLPGARERRVATGGIDLCVVELGDATRPTIVLVHGYPDSKEVWTQVARQLAEQWHVVLYDVRGHGRSTAPVPLRGGFTLEKLTDDFLAVADAVSPDRPVHLVGHDWGSVQSWEFATVSRTEGRIASFTSMSGPSLDHFGHWIKQRMSRPTPRRVGQLLGQGAKSWYVYMLHTPVLPELAWRGPLGKRWPRILERLEKVPRGDYPTPSLPDDAAHGAWLYRDNVRSRLRRPRADAFAHVPVQLITPTGDIFLSEQLYDGLDSWVPQLTRRSLPAKHWVPRTRPDQLASWIDEFAAANESALEGGLPVQDTVPRGAYADRFGGQLVLVTGAAGGIGRATAFAFAEAGARVVAVDRDAEGASRTAELARLIGAPAAWAETVDVSDEQAMEKLAEKVAAEYGIVDVLVNNAGIGLSGSFLETTAEEWRSVLDVNLWGVIHGCRLFGKQMADRGQGGHIVNTASAAAYQPSRALPAYSTSKAAVLMLSECLRAELAEKSIGVSAICPGIVNTNITSTTRFAGTDAAEEQRLRKRTSTLYGKRNYPPEKVAEAILRAVVRNQAVVPVTPESHAVRFLSRLSPGVLRGIARLKPPL
- a CDS encoding aminopeptidase P family protein, which encodes MTARAKDERAPELQGFREVQRLAYECAEAVAARLRPGVTEREAARMQRTWLRERGVRDWFHLPFAWFGDRTAFAGFRVPLQFFPTDRRLEPGMPFILDMAPVYKGFTADIGYSGCLGLNPLHDRLLADLEAHRGLILREVRERRPLREIYEDVDRLMTRQGYANRHRAYPFGVIAHKVDRVAERRWSPHVFGFGTQSLKGLLSDAVHGHRDGWSPLWSPYRFSDHPPQPGLWAVEPHLGFRGTGAKFEEILVVTDSRDPEQSAFWLDDDLPHVRRWAEEKVAA
- a CDS encoding MerR family transcriptional regulator, which produces MSGPGAAAAGRSAAEYRIEDLAHASGATVRTIRAYQDRGLLPTPERRGRANVYRDTHLARLRQIADLLDRGYTLASIKELLDAWDTGRGLGGVLGLVAEVHGPWTDERADRITRAELEAKFGGHTDNEAVAEAVDLGILEPIPGRDDEFLVPSPQELAVAVELFAAGVPLSAISGHLRELRGQVEQIASRFLEFTTEHVFARYLGHRPPTDTDAAEAASMVRRLRPLAQQTVDAELARAMRTFATRHLDHHLAADGPFTSHTAGPPPASVTLPAGTIGAVERLVGRENTAAFIAAAAEREVQTRTLDTLTASRFNT
- a CDS encoding RNA 2'-phosphotransferase, which translates into the protein MDERRTVKVSKYLSKHLRHQPERIGLTLDANGWVPIDELLGALARHHFPVTRAELDHVVSSNDKQRFAVEGDRIRASQGHTVDVDLDLPPAEPPAYLYHGTVGRALDAIRDEGLRPMNRTHVHLSPDRETATRVGARRGRPVVLSVDAGAMHRAGHTFYVSANGVWLTAAVPPEFLRLPG